In a single window of the Schistocerca americana isolate TAMUIC-IGC-003095 chromosome X, iqSchAmer2.1, whole genome shotgun sequence genome:
- the LOC124556394 gene encoding craniofacial development protein 2-like translates to MALLKANENEKIDVFIGTWNVQSLYRVVALRLLLDQLIKQRQTQFSNYSLIDVHAPTEVLDDQYKDNFFENLERTYDRYPVYNTKNAQIGKEDDYLPTIGKHSHLEYQNDNGHRVIQFALSRNMAVGSTTFPHKKIHKATWWRPDQLTFNQIDHVIIDGRHCSNVVNVHTYRGVNVDSDHYLAIAKL, encoded by the exons ATGGCACTGTTAAaggcaaatgaaaatgaaaaaattgaTGTGTTTATTGGAACCTGGAATGTACAATCACTATATAGGGTGGTGGCCCTGAGGTTACTGCTAGATCAACTGATTAAACAAAGGCAG ACCCAATTCTCAAACTACTCGTTGATCGATGTACATGCACCCACAGAAGTATTAGATGACCAGTATAAAGACAACTTCTTTGAGAACCTCGAGAGAACTTATGACAGATACCCTGTCTATAACACTAAAAATGCACAGATCGGTAAAGAAGACGATTATCTCCCAACAATAGGAAAGCACAGCCACCTCGAATACCAAAATGACAATGGCCACAGAGTGATTCAGTTTGCATTGTCGCGTAACATGGCTGTAGGTAGCACTACGTTCCCACACAAAAAGATTCATAAAGCAACATGGTGGAGACCTGATCAGCTTACCTTCAACCAAATTGATCACGTAATTATTGATGGCAGGCATTGCTCAAACGTAGTAAATGTGCATACTTACAGAGGAGTTAATGtagattcagaccactaccttgCGATTGCGAAACTATGA